In the Pan paniscus chromosome 19, NHGRI_mPanPan1-v2.0_pri, whole genome shotgun sequence genome, CTCAGTTGAGTCTATCTGACAGTCCTTCACTTTGCAGACCAGTGTATTCTAAGAAAGGTCTGGAACACAAAGCTGATCTACAACAACATTTATTTCCAGGTACTAACTGCCAGTTTTTACATCAGGAGAGAGGGAAGTCGTTTAATACATTTCGTGGAAAACAAATCCATGAAAGATTGTGTCCTGCAGATCCAGGTGTATACAGTGACAATGCCACAAGCCTCTTGGGGATGAGTTTCAGGTGCCTTTAGAAATCATCTGGCCCATTGGTTGCCACATCTGGCTGATTATTAGAAATGCCATAGGAGGTAGTTAAACATGCAGATCTCCAGGCCCACACCAAGAACTTATGAACGCTTAATTTCCAGGGGAAAGGCCTAGCCATATGCATTTGGGCAAGCTTCCCAAATTATTCTGATGCCCTGCTGGGTTTGGAAACCAGTGATCTAGTACAACTACAAGGGGAACAATGGAATAACTAGCCACTTCTGGTCTACTTTTCAAGGATGGAGGAATTATGtctaaaaggaataaaaacattcACCTGGTAGAATATAAGAATATAGAAAAACCACAAATAATTTCTCTTTGGAAGAGGCTAGAGGGAACGACTCGCTAATGCTTCAGAGGTGGCACCAAATAATAATTCAAGCCCATAGACAATGTTATGTAACCCCTCTCCCTGCTGCCCAAACATTTTTTAGCAAGGTTTTTTTCTCGGAGTTCCTACTTACAAAATGAAACCTAGATTTCTCAAGGAGGGAAATGGCTTAACTTCATGCATTGAACATATTAAGTATGAGATTTGACAAAAGAATATGATACACAAATATCCTACGTATGTCCAAACATTTATCAAGGGCAAGGTAATTCATATATTAGGCCTTCCTTAGGTCTGTTTACCACCAAATAGTTTCTTTACTTACCTGAGAGCTTTATAGTCATTAGCTTAtcagaaaagtttttaaacattCCACATTAAGAATCCAAGGTGCAAGAGTAATTGAATACATGGCTTTCACTTTCTCAGGCTCAGtaaattacatttcagttgacaTGCTCCACTGTCCATGAGATACATAGAAGGGTGACATCATTCATTTTACCAGATTTGTAGGTTGTGGGTTAAAGAGATATGCACCAggcgaggcgtggtggctcatgcctgtaatcccagcactttgggaggccgaggcgggcagatcatgaggtcaggagatcgagaccatcctggccaacatgggcaaaccctgtctctactaaaaatacaaaaaaatagccgggcgtggtggtgggagcctgtagtcccagctacttgggaggctgaggcaggagaatggcctgaacctgggaggcagagcttgcagtgagccaagatcgcaccactgtactccagcctgggcgacagagcaagactccgtctcaaaaacagacagacaaacaaacaaacaaaaaaccagagatGCACCAGAAGGAATTTCTGTTAAATTGTACAGTTCTTTGGGggctttcctctctcttttaaaCGTAACATGTGATTCATACAAAATCACATAAACACAGTGAAAAcatctttctattttcttcctgTCTAGTTCCACCAGGACATTTGGAATGTACTCCAGAGTCCCTCTGGAAGGAGCTGTCTTTACAGCATGAAGGACTAAAGGAGTTAATACACAAGCAAATGCGACCTTTCTCCCAGGGAATTGTGATCCTCTCTAGAAGCTGGGCTGTGGACCTGAACTTGCAGGAGAAGCCAGGAGTCATCTGTGATGCTCTGCTGATAGCACAGAACAGCACCCCCATTCTCTACACCATTCTCAGGGAGCAGGATGCAGAGGGCCAGGACTACTGCACTCGCACCGCCTTTACTTTGAAGCAGAAGCTAGTGAACATGGGGGGCTACACCGGGAAGGTGTGTGTGAAGGCCAAGGTCCTCTGCCTGAGTCCTGAGAGCAGCGCAGAGGCCTTGGAGGCTGCAGTGTCTCCGATGGATTACCCCGCGTCCTATAGCCTTGCAGGCACCCAGCACATGGAAGCCCTGCTGCAGTCCCTCGTGATTGTCTTACTCGGCTTCAGGTCTCTCTTGAGTGACCAGCTCGGCTGTGAAGTTTTAAATCTGCTCACAGCCCAGCAGTATGAGATATTCTCCAGAAGCCTCCGCAAGAACAGAGAGTTGTTTGTCCACGGCTTACCTGGCTCAGGGAAGACCATCATGGCCATGAAGATCATGGAGAAGATCAGGAATGTGTTTCACTGTGAGGCACACAGAATTCTCTACGTTTGTGAAAACCAGCCTCTGAGGAACTTTATCAGGTAAGCAGTTGGATCTTACgtctttaagttttatttaatctGGGTTTAATTTTTTCTGCTAAGTCACCTTCTTCCTTGAGAATTGAGTGGTAAAATGATCTGTGGTAATGTACTGTGCTCGGAGGAACATGATACAATCATTTTCTCCCCTTGTTTTCTTAGAGAAAACCTGAgtgtattcttttaatttttacagtGATAGAAATATCTGCCGAGCAGAGACCCGGAAAACTTTCCTAAGAGAAAACTTTGAACACATTCAACACATCGTCATTGACGAAGCTCAGAATTTCCGTACTGAAGATGGGGACTGGTATAGGAAGGCAAAAACCATCACTCAGAGAGAAAAGGATTGTCCAGGAGTTCTCTGGATCTTTCTGGACTACTTTCAGACCAGTCACTTGGGTCACAGTGGCCTTCCCCCTCTCTCAGCACAGTATCCAAGAGAAGAGCTCACCAGAGTAGTTCGCAATGCAGATGAAATAGCCGAGTACATACAACAAGAAATGCAACTAATTATAGAAAATCCTCCAACTAATATCCCCCATGAGTATCTGGCAATTCTCAGTGAAGCTAAATGGGTTCCAGGTGTTCCAGGCAACACAAAGATTATTAAAAACTTTACTTTGGAGCAAATAGCGACCTATGTGGCAGACACCTGCAGGTGCTTCTTTGAAAGGGGCTATTCTCCAAAGGATGTTGCTGTGCTTGTCAGCACCGCGACAGAAGTGGAGCAGTATCAGTCTAAGCTCTTGAAagcaatgaggaagaaaaaaatggtggTGCAGCTCAGTGATGCATGTGATATGTTGGGTGAGCACATTGTGTTGGACAGTGTCCGGCGATTCTCAGGCCTGGAAAGGAGCATAGTGTTTGGGATCCATCCAAGGACAGCTGACCCAGCTATCTTACCCAATATTCTGATCTGTCTGGCTTCCAGGGCAAAACAGCAcctatatatttttctgtgaagTGACTATTAGGAAGAACTCCAAACCAAAATACTATGTAAATGTCTATGGGTGACAGTCTGCTGATGGTAGAAACCTTTCTTTTTAGTTCACAAGTCAGTTAGAGATTTGGACGGAGCTGACACAAAGAGTTTGGAGCTCCCCCATTTCTGGCTCTCCTTTCAGGGGTTCCTCCCCCAACTCTtttcagcagcggtggctgcccCCCATTCTGACCCCTGACTCTTGCAGCCAGAAAGATGGTGGTTTTCTAAAGGAACTTTAGCTGTCCTGCACAATGCAGACCTGTGTCTTGCTCTCTGGgtaaaagccataaaaataagaaactcaGCCTGTGGCCTTTCTTCCAAGGCTGGAGTTCTCGAGTTCTCTTTTATGTGACTTCATGTAGtttgttgctttaaaaaatttgtccAGAATTGTTTTCTGCAGAAGCATGTTAGGAGCTTACAGGCCACAGGAGAAGCAATTGTTTCCTGAATTTATCTTTGCTGTATTCATTTAGGGCTTGGGAGATTCCCAAGATAATTCAGTCACTGTCAGATTAATCATTTTGGCAGAACAAACAATATTGTTATGattatttaatccttaaaattGTGATCTCCAGAGTTTGTTATCAGAATAGCCCAGACCAAGGCTTAACTGTAATAGTGAACATTAATGGTACCTTTACAGAGAAATTATAGGCCAAGAGAAAATGCTGGCTTTCAGTAGAAGTTAATATTAGAAACCCAAATCTGGTTCTGAAAGTGTGTATCAGATGTACGGTGAACAAACGggaaagattttctttaaaaatcaatgagcgttggccaggcacggtggctcacacctgtaatcccagctgtttgggaggctgaggcaggtggatcacctgaggtcaggagttcaagaccagcctggccaacatggagaaaccccatctctactaaaaatacaaaaattagcagggcatggtggtgcatgcctgtatcccagctacttgggaggctgaagcatgagaatcacttgaatcctggaggcagaggttgcagtgagctgagatcatgtcactgtactccagcctgggcaacagagtgagactgtctcaaaaagaagaagaagaagaaaaaaaatgcagtgagTTTATGTTGTTACATTGTAACATCTCAGCGTAGCTGTATGCATTACTCTATAGCATACCTACTTAAGTTTTATGTCATTCTtgaactgtgatttttttttctatttgctttcatAGTTTGGTGGGccattgttatggactgaatgtttgtgtcccatcCTCACCCCTAAATTCCCATGTTGAAGCCCCAACCTTCACTGTGGAGCTGGGGCtgctaaggaagtaattaaggttacaCGAAGTCACAGTGGAGAATCTGATCTGCtaagactggtgtccttatagggagagaccccagagagcttgTTCCCTTCCTCCCTGTGCACACAAACAAGAGGGCATGGGAGCACACAGAGAGATGGCAGCCACCTACAAGCCAAGAGGAGAAGCCTCACAATGAACCCCCCCCCCCTGCTGGCACCTATGTCTTCGACTTCCAGTCCccagactgtgagaaatacatttctgttggttCAGCCATCCAGTCTCTAGTGTTTTGTTATTGCAGCCTGAGACCACAGCTGTATGATCATACGTCAAACTAAAAACACTGATACTTAACAATGCTAATGCAATTACTTATTTGCTTTtcagtctctacaaaacattctAAAACACGAATCTAAAtactaacaataaaatatttgcataactAATGAAAATTAAGAAACCACATGCCCAATATTCCATTTATAAGTAATCCTATTTGGCTGATTTCCCTCCATATTGTAAGTTTTGAACTTTTCTGCCAGTCTTTCCCCTATTTGTGTTAACTCATGGAATTCCAGTTGTCTAGCCTTGAAATTGTAGGCTCTTCTAACTTGAGCAAAATCTGACAGATCagcaaaataaggagaaaaatgtttcttctttctttctggctgcatTAAATGAGATACAGCTCAGCACCAAAAagctatctttgtaaatgttCTTAGTAAACTCCCTGGTCTTTGGAGTTATTTCAGCCTTTGACAGTAAttctttaaaagtctaattcTGACTGGTTGAATCTCTCTATATGATTTATTGCCCTAGTAATATTTGAAAcagtatcatattttaaaatatataaatatttatgaatttttgtttAGACCAAAGAGGATTACtgatgctttcttctttttccatatGATGAGGAAATGTTTAGCTTATATATTTATtgcatttctgttttaaataaaaaattgagagTTTGTGTTtcattaaactgaaaaaaaaggttctgtaaaataaatgattaaatggaggaaaaggagaagactGAGGCCAGCAACTCCATGATACAGCCAAAAATGAGCCAGTAAAAGGTTAAGCAagattaactttaaattttttttttttttttttttaagagaaaaggtctcactatgtttcccaggctggagggtagtggtgtgatcatagttcactatagccctgaactcctgggctcaagtgatcctcttgcctcagcctcccattgctgggattacaggcatgagccactgtgtcaggcTTAATTGGGTTTTGATGGGTACCTGCCTATCTCTGTAATTTGGCTCTAGTCATATAGGACCTGCTTCATTAAAGATCTGAAAATCTATCCAGCCAttgtaaaatgaaacaaaatgttttgaaaatttaaattagccTTTTTTTTAGTTCAGACATATAGAAAAGTTGCAAGCATAGTACAGAAAGTTCCTGTATACCCCACTTAGTgccctcctttttaaaatttttttaaacctagcTTATTTCCATTAAGATTTCTGAGAATTCCAGGAATGCTCACAGATCTGTCCTTGTAGTCTCCTGCCACTTCTTGCTATGGAGTGCTGTACCAAGGTCTCTGCTAGTTTCTAGTTGGCTTGACATAATGACTTTCCTAAACTTCTTCTGCTCTGAATCTCAAGCATGGAAAGCGGTCACATCTTTTGTTGCACGAATTAACAGTCAACACCTGGCCCTACTTCTAACAAAACTTAGTAAAGCCTTGAGCATAGTGAAAGAcagatatttaaattatatattagcaggaggctgaggtgggaggatcatatgaggccagcctgggcagcatagcatgACCCCCCCCTCGAGaagacaacaaaaaattatctgggtgtggtggtgtgctcctgcagtcctagctattccagaggccgaggcgagaggatcgcttgattccaggagttcaaggctgtagttaGCGATAATCGTGTCACTGAatcctagcctgggcaacagaataagaccccatgtctaacaaaataataataaaacaatcaaaagtttaaaattagttATTAAATGTCAGTGTGCCCAGAGTCCTTTGACCACAGATGATCCTGATGGCCTTCTCTCGCCTTGTCCCTGTGCCTCCTTCTACCATTTTTCTTCCTGAGATTCAAAAATAAGTAGCGGACAGGGTTCTCATTTACCTCTAAATACTTCAGTGGGTGTTTCCTAAAAGGACATTTATAGTACCATCATCAAAATCAGTAAATTAACCCTGATACTATTATCTAATCTATAGACTTTATTGAATTATATCAGTTGTGCCTCAAGtgtctttatgtttttttctcaaaagagaaaaagttctGGTCCAGGATTTGATCTAAGATCTTGCATTGTATTgagctttcctttcttttaagtCTCATTTAATCTGGAGACGTTAATCTGTCTTTGTCATATCTTTGACACTGTTGAAGAGGACTGGCCTATTATTTTGCAGAGTATCTGATTTTGGGTCATTTCATGtgttctcatgattagattcaggttatgcatttttggcatgAATTCCATAGAAGGGCTGTTACGGTTCTCAGTTCATGGTATTAGAAGGCACTTGATAGTGATTAGTTCCATTCCTGATGATGTTAACTCTGATCATTTGGATAAAGTGGCGTCTGCCAGGTTTCCCTACTGTGCGGTTACAATTTGctttttgtaattaataaattgtgtgtgtgtgtgtgtggagggggggtGTTTTTGCTTCTGAACGCAtaatatttgagatttttttctaattaaaaagtaattattcaAAGAGTTCAGAGAACTGATACTGATCACATTCTTTGACCCCACATGCAAATACATTATAAACTAGTAATAAAACGGTAACTAGAAAAATGTTCATATCTTTTGGAATTAAAAAAGTGTTTAACTCGTGGATCAAAGCAGAAATTCTGTAACCATTGTCACAGCAGGTTCTAACAAGCAAGTTTAAGGAGGAGAGAATTTCAGTCCTAGAGAATTTCAGTCTTACTCAAATGCTTTCCTAGAAAGAGGAAACAGTTCCTAACTAATTTCATGAGGCTGGCATAATCTTGATAACAAGTCTGATAGGTAAAGTATGAAAGGAAAATTGCAGGTCACTCAATTATCACTCAAATATCTACatgaaaaattctaaacaaaattttagcaaacaaAATCCAACAATTTGTAAAAGTGATAATACACCACGACCAAGGTGGTTCAAGTCAGGAATTCAACGTTGATGTTGGCGTTAAAAAATCAATCATCAGGCCCagtgaggtggctcactcctgtaatcccagactttctggaggctgaaggaggaaagATCCTTCAGGCCAGAAGTCTGAGTCTGCACTGAGCTGTGACTGCatcaccgcactctagcctgggtgccagtttgagaccctgtctccaagaaaaaaaaattaatcagtgtAATTCACCACAGATTAAgagttcaaaagagaaaaatcacacgatcatctgaatagagaaaaaagcttttgataaagttcaacatccatattgccc is a window encoding:
- the SLFN13 gene encoding LOW QUALITY PROTEIN: schlafen family member 13 (The sequence of the model RefSeq protein was modified relative to this genomic sequence to represent the inferred CDS: substituted 1 base at 1 genomic stop codon); the encoded protein is MEANHCSLGVYPSYPDLVIDVGEVTLGEENRKKLQKTQRDQERARVIRAACALLNSGGGVIQMEMANRDERPTEMGLDLEESLRKLIQYPYLQVFFETKQHGRCFYIFVKSWSGDPFLKDGSFNSRICSLSSSLYCRSGTSVLRMNSRQAFDFLKTKERQSKYILINEGSPPSKIMKAVYQNISESNPAYEVFQTDTIEYGEILSFPESPSMEFKQFSTKHIQQYVENIIPEYISAFANTEGGYLFIGVDDXNRKVLGCAKEQVDPDSLKNVIARAISKLPIVHFCSSKPRVEYSTKIVEVFCGKELYGYLCVIKVKAFCCVVFSEAPKSWMVREKYIRPLTTEEWVEKMMDADPEFPPDFAEAFESQLSLSDSPSLCRPVYSKKGLEHKADLQQHLFPVPPGHLECTPESLWKELSLQHEGLKELIHKQMRPFSQGIVILSRSWAVDLNLQEKPGVICDALLIAQNSTPILYTILREQDAEGQDYCTRTAFTLKQKLVNMGGYTGKVCVKAKVLCLSPESSAEALEAAVSPMDYPASYSLAGTQHMEALLQSLVIVLLGFRSLLSDQLGCEVLNLLTAQQYEIFSRSLRKNRELFVHGLPGSGKTIMAMKIMEKIRNVFHCEAHRILYVCENQPLRNFISDRNICRAETRKTFLRENFEHIQHIVIDEAQNFRTEDGDWYRKAKTITQREKDCPGVLWIFLDYFQTSHLGHSGLPPLSAQYPREELTRVVRNADEIAEYIQQEMQLIIENPPTNIPHEYLAILSEAKWVPGVPGNTKIIKNFTLEQIATYVADTCRCFFERGYSPKDVAVLVSTATEVEQYQSKLLKAMRKKKMVVQLSDACDMLGEHIVLDSVRRFSGLERSIVFGIHPRTADPAILPNILICLASRAKQHLYIFL